A stretch of Corallococcus macrosporus DNA encodes these proteins:
- a CDS encoding 2-keto-4-pentenoate hydratase: MTSTVDVAALAGILDAARRERREVPPLTHAHPQLSVPDGYAVQAEGIRLREAQGERVVGLKMGFTSEAKRKQMNLGSPIFGVLTDRMRVQPGGVIRVGAGIHPRIEPEIAFRTSKELKGTVTRDQVLDACEAVFAAMEVLDSRFVGFKYFSLPDVVADNASSSLFVPGTLERAPRELDLTKLQMRMEVNGKVEGEARSDAISGDPVVSLIQLCALLAERGQVLPAGSLVLSGAATAAYLMKPGDHVRLTVDGLGTVEVTAAD, encoded by the coding sequence ATGACCTCGACTGTGGACGTGGCGGCCCTGGCAGGAATCCTGGACGCGGCGCGGCGCGAGCGCCGTGAGGTGCCGCCCCTGACACACGCGCACCCGCAGCTGAGCGTGCCGGACGGCTACGCGGTGCAGGCGGAGGGCATCCGGCTGCGCGAGGCCCAGGGCGAGCGGGTGGTGGGCCTGAAGATGGGCTTCACGTCGGAGGCCAAGCGCAAGCAGATGAACCTGGGCTCGCCCATCTTCGGCGTGCTCACGGACCGGATGCGCGTGCAGCCGGGCGGCGTCATCCGCGTGGGCGCGGGCATCCACCCGCGCATCGAGCCCGAAATCGCCTTCCGCACGTCGAAGGAGCTCAAGGGCACCGTGACGCGCGACCAGGTGCTGGACGCGTGCGAGGCCGTCTTCGCGGCGATGGAGGTGCTGGACTCGCGCTTCGTGGGCTTCAAGTACTTCAGCCTGCCGGACGTGGTGGCGGACAACGCGTCCTCGTCGCTGTTCGTGCCGGGCACGCTGGAGCGCGCCCCGCGCGAGCTGGACCTGACGAAGCTCCAGATGCGCATGGAGGTGAACGGCAAGGTGGAGGGCGAGGCGCGCTCGGACGCCATCTCCGGTGACCCGGTGGTGTCCCTCATCCAGTTGTGCGCGCTGCTCGCGGAGCGCGGCCAGGTGCTGCCCGCGGGGAGCCTGGTGCTGTCGGGCGCGGCCACCGCGGCCTACCTGATGAAGCCCGGTGACCACGTGCGGCTCACCGTGGACGGGCTGGGCACGGTGGAGGTCACGGCGGCGGACTAG
- a CDS encoding aldehyde dehydrogenase, producing MEKVLNYIGGELVPAAGGQWLDKPEPATGQLYAHVPDSREEDVQSAVEAAGRAFPAWSALPANERSRYLRRIAGLIHERLDAFARAESIDTGKPLAVARTVDIPRSVLNFEFFADAATQFSSEAHPMDGVALNYTLRSPLGVVGCISPWNLPLYLLTWKIAPALAAGNCVVAKPSEVTPMTAYLLSQVCRDAGLPPGVLNLVHGLGPHVGGPLTRHPEVSAISFTGSTRTGAEIARVAAPAFKKLSLEMGGKNPNVIFADCDFDEALATTLRSSFANQGQICLCGPRIFVQRSLYPRFKEALVARTKALKVGDPLVEGTDQGALVSREHFEKVMGYIALAKQEGGHILTGGQRASVPGRCANGWFIEPTLVEGLAPTCRTNQEEIFGPVATLMPFDDEEEVLSWANSTRYGLAGSVWTKDLTRAHRFASRLHSGIVWVNTWMLRDLRTPFGGVKESGVGREGGWDALRFFTEPKNVCIKL from the coding sequence TTGGAGAAGGTCCTCAACTACATCGGTGGCGAGCTGGTGCCCGCGGCGGGCGGCCAGTGGCTGGACAAGCCGGAGCCCGCAACGGGCCAGCTCTACGCGCACGTGCCGGACTCGCGCGAGGAGGACGTGCAATCCGCCGTGGAGGCCGCGGGCCGCGCCTTCCCCGCATGGTCCGCCCTGCCGGCCAACGAGCGCTCGCGCTACCTGCGCCGCATCGCCGGGCTCATCCACGAGCGCCTGGACGCCTTCGCGCGGGCGGAGTCCATCGACACGGGCAAGCCGCTGGCGGTGGCCCGCACGGTGGACATCCCGCGCAGCGTGCTCAACTTCGAGTTCTTCGCGGACGCGGCGACGCAGTTCTCCAGCGAAGCGCACCCCATGGACGGCGTGGCGCTCAACTACACGCTGCGCTCGCCGCTGGGCGTGGTGGGCTGCATCTCGCCGTGGAACCTGCCGCTGTACCTGCTCACGTGGAAGATCGCCCCCGCGCTGGCGGCCGGCAACTGCGTGGTGGCCAAGCCGTCGGAAGTCACGCCGATGACGGCCTACCTCCTGTCCCAGGTGTGCCGCGACGCGGGCCTGCCGCCGGGCGTGCTCAACCTGGTGCACGGCCTGGGTCCGCACGTCGGCGGGCCGCTCACGCGCCACCCGGAAGTGAGCGCCATCTCCTTCACCGGCAGCACGCGCACCGGCGCGGAGATCGCCCGCGTGGCCGCGCCCGCGTTCAAGAAGCTGTCGCTGGAGATGGGCGGCAAGAACCCCAACGTCATCTTCGCGGACTGCGACTTCGACGAGGCGCTGGCCACCACGCTGCGCTCGTCCTTCGCCAACCAGGGGCAGATCTGCCTGTGCGGCCCGCGCATCTTCGTGCAGCGCTCGCTGTACCCGCGCTTCAAGGAAGCGCTCGTCGCTCGCACGAAGGCCCTCAAGGTGGGCGACCCGCTGGTGGAGGGCACGGACCAGGGCGCGCTCGTGTCGCGCGAGCACTTCGAGAAGGTGATGGGCTACATCGCGCTCGCGAAGCAGGAGGGCGGCCACATCCTCACCGGCGGCCAGCGCGCGAGCGTGCCCGGCCGCTGCGCGAACGGCTGGTTCATCGAGCCCACGCTGGTGGAGGGCCTGGCGCCCACGTGCCGCACGAACCAGGAGGAGATCTTCGGCCCGGTGGCCACGCTGATGCCCTTCGATGACGAGGAGGAGGTGCTGTCGTGGGCCAACTCCACGCGCTACGGGCTGGCGGGCAGCGTGTGGACGAAGGACCTGACGCGCGCGCACCGCTTCGCGTCCCGGCTGCACAGCGGCATCGTCTGGGTGAACACCTGGATGCTGCGCGACCTGCGCACGCCGTTCGGAGGGGTGAAGGAGTCCGGCGTGGGCCGCGAGGGCGGCTGGGACGCGCTGCGCTTCTTCACCGAGCCCAAGAACGTCTGCATCAAGCTCTGA
- a CDS encoding bestrophin family protein — protein MIVGRMLSWRIILRYTGRPVVVHIVIALAISLGYEVLDARWLSVPALPVTLLAAALGVLLGFRNNSAYERWWEARTIWGGLVNASRTLARQVLTFLPAPRAQRSDGTPETPSAASRLVQVAVQPEGPALAPAWSQVGDGAVRDQLGHARDLRGNVPRANLATFIHPAVESPRGITGMFGGITEDARELVYAQVGFVNALRCHLRRQDPFPEITPFFRPSVLEALRDEQNVPAAIVLWMGVRMRRVYSDIEHPEKVYMRVSMDETLTELTNFLGACERIKNTPLPRQYDILPHAMVRAYLTMLPLGVVADLGVLTPLVTAIIAFLFIALDAVGRDVENPFEDGVSDTPMTALCRTIEINLRQMLGESGLPPPVQPKDGLLY, from the coding sequence ATGATCGTCGGTCGGATGCTGTCCTGGCGGATCATCCTCCGCTACACGGGGCGCCCCGTCGTCGTGCACATCGTCATCGCGCTGGCCATCTCCCTGGGCTACGAGGTGCTGGACGCCAGGTGGCTGTCGGTGCCGGCGCTGCCGGTGACGCTGCTGGCCGCGGCCCTGGGCGTGCTGCTCGGCTTCCGCAACAACTCCGCCTACGAGCGCTGGTGGGAGGCGCGCACCATCTGGGGCGGGCTGGTGAACGCGTCGCGGACGCTCGCCCGGCAGGTGCTCACCTTCCTGCCCGCGCCCCGGGCGCAGCGCAGCGACGGGACGCCGGAGACGCCCTCCGCCGCGTCCCGCCTGGTGCAGGTGGCCGTGCAGCCGGAGGGTCCCGCGCTGGCGCCCGCCTGGTCCCAGGTGGGTGACGGCGCGGTGCGCGACCAACTGGGCCACGCGCGCGACCTGCGCGGGAACGTCCCGCGCGCGAACCTGGCCACGTTCATCCACCCGGCCGTGGAGTCCCCCCGGGGCATCACCGGCATGTTCGGGGGCATCACCGAGGACGCGCGCGAGCTGGTCTACGCGCAGGTGGGCTTCGTGAACGCGCTCCGCTGCCACCTGCGGCGGCAGGACCCCTTCCCGGAAATCACGCCGTTCTTCCGGCCGTCCGTGCTGGAGGCCCTGCGCGACGAGCAGAACGTGCCCGCCGCCATCGTCCTGTGGATGGGCGTGCGCATGCGCCGCGTCTACAGCGACATCGAGCATCCGGAGAAGGTCTACATGCGCGTGTCGATGGACGAGACGCTCACCGAGCTGACCAACTTCCTGGGCGCGTGCGAGCGCATCAAGAACACGCCCCTGCCCCGCCAGTACGACATCCTCCCGCACGCCATGGTGCGCGCCTACCTCACCATGCTGCCCCTGGGCGTCGTCGCGGACCTGGGCGTGCTCACGCCGCTGGTCACCGCCATCATCGCGTTCCTCTTCATCGCCCTGGACGCGGTGGGCCGCGACGTGGAGAACCCCTTCGAGGACGGCGTCAGCGACACGCCCATGACGGCGCTCTGCCGCACCATCGAGATCAACCTGCGGCAGATGCTGGGCGAGTCCGGGCTGCCGCCGCCCGTCCAGCCGAAGGACGGCCTGCTGTACTGA